In Cryptomeria japonica chromosome 5, Sugi_1.0, whole genome shotgun sequence, the genomic window TTTCACACTCATTGAAAAGTTTAAGAATGTTCGTCTCACTCTAGAAGATATGGCTACACTCTCAGGTATTAGAGATCATCTAGTTTTTACTCCGATTCTATTCATAAGAATTTCTGTTCTGAACTCATAAAACCCTAAGATCTAAGGGGTTAGAAGAGTTTTCGCAAAATGTGTAACCTAGTAATTCATCATCCTGATCTTCAATTAAATTCTGGCTATATATTTCAGGTGCTCATATAATAGGCAAAGCACGGTGTTCCTCATTCAGGGATAGACTTCAGAGTCAGCCAGATCCCACACTTGGAAATCGACTGCTTTCTTCATTGAAGCAACTCTGCGGCTCGAACAACACCAATCCTCTCACTAATCTAGATTTGAAAACTCCTATTACATTTGACAATGGGTACTATAGAAACCTTCCTTCTAGGGAAGGACTTCTGCACTCTGACCAGATACTTTATTCCACTGACGAGAGGACCAAGAACTTGGTTGAATATTACATACAAAACCCAGAGGCGTTCTTCCCTAACTTTAAGGTATCCATGATAAAGATGGGAAATATCCGGCCTCTTCTCGACAAAGATGGTGAAGTACGTCGAAATTGCCGCTTTCCTAATTAATCTCATATGGCTGTTATGAATGGTAATTGTTATTAGTTCCTGCCGCTAGGCAGGATACTTTTGCATTCACCTGGATCAATTTATTTTTTTCAGGTGACCAATCAGCTGTGACGATTTTTAAAAATTTGTGTCATGTTGTATAGTttaaatatttatacatatttaaataatttaaataacattaTTTATTTGCTTTCCTATTGGCTAGCAAGAGCTACAGTAGtagtaaaaaatatattttgagtTTCTAAATTCTATATAAATTAAACTTGACACGTTCGGCAATTAAAGAGCTACAGTAGtagtaaaaaaaatattttgagtttCTAAATTCTATATAAATTAAACTTGACACGTTCGGCAATTTTTTAAATGtgttttttaaagaattttttccCTGAGCTATCGTGCATATTAAATGTTTTTAAAGTTGTTTTCCGTGCATATTAAATGTTTTAAGTCGGTTAGTACATATTAAATGTTTTAAGTCGGTTAGTACATATTAAATGTTTTAAGTCGGTTTGTGCAAATTAAATGTTTTAAGTCGGTTAGTACATATTAAATGTTTGCATCACCGATGGAGTAATAGGATGCTTTCTTGTCCATTTTTCTCTGCAACACATTCTCGACTTTCCTCCTCCTTCGTCTGTCTAGTTCTACTTCTTACATTTTCTGTTTCAGGGACTTGTATACATTTTTGACAGTTTCAGGGACATATCAAAGCGCTGGTATTTTATtagtttattaaaattaat contains:
- the LOC131876216 gene encoding peroxidase 40-like, with product MDEEVEAIVFDGVARAVAQDPRMAASLLREKSAGPNFQSLRGFEVIDSIKAELEFACPGIVSCSDLLAIAARDSVVLTGGPAWLVRLGRKDSRTANQKLAIDSLPPPTSNVFTLIEKFKNVRLTLEDMATLSGAHIIGKARCSSFRDRLQSQPDPTLGNRLLSSLKQLCGSNNTNPLTNLDLKTPITFDNGYYRNLPSREGLLHSDQILYSTDERTKNLVEYYIQNPEAFFPNFKVSMIKMGNIRPLLDKDGEVRRNCRFPN